The nucleotide window AAACAGTATTGCAAGCTTATGTATGGTCTGCCTGCTAGAATGTTAGAAAGCTCCAGGGGAGCAAGGATCATGCACGCTGCCTACTCGTAAGACCCCCTAACACACTGCAGGTACCTGATGAATGTTGCCAAATGACTGAATGAGCCAATGCTGAAATTTACTTTAATTCATCTCTCCACAGATTCCTAGAGATTATGAGACTAGTGCTGGGCTTGCATTCCTCAAATGGCCAGGACCAAATGGACAGATCTCTCCTACTGCTCTCCCTCCCATTGTGTAGAAGAGAATACCAGAATACAGTTTGATTTTTTAGGAGCTTTTATTATTTGAGTAATGTTAACATAACTTAAGAGATGGGAAATGACATCTGGAGATCCAGGTATGTGGCCCACTGCAATTGAGCGCATTTTTTGGGTCTGTTTCTCTAAGGGGAGTCTCAAAACACCAGCTCAAAATATGACACATATGACACAAAATACGAACATGCACGAGCTTTGAAAAGTGCTCTGTAGTCTTAATGATGATCTAGAagagcactgtccaatagaactttctgtgatgatgaaaatattctacatCTGACCTGCTCAATAGGGTAACCACTGATCATGCCTGGCTCTCAAGCACTTGAAATGTTGCTGGTGTGATTGGGGAGCTGCATTTTGaatgttaattaatttaaatttaaatcttaaaaaGTTATACGTGGGTAGTGGCTGCCGTACGGAACAGTACAGCACTAGATTAATGCTGTGTCCTCCTGTTACACACACTCATGGTCTCTCCTACTCTCCCTTTATTGCACCTGTGACATCTTGCAATTTATATTTGGTTGTGTCATTATTTAATGTATTCCTCTGGACTCTAAGCTCCAAAAGAACAAATGTTTTGTCTACTTTGCCATAACTGTGTCTCCAGTGCTTGGCATGGGACCTGGTACAGAGTAGGTACAtcataaatattttgtgaatgaatgaatgaatgaatgaacgaacgacCGTGATTAATAAAAGGACATAGCTGCTCAGTCTGGTGCTGATAATGGTGGTAGTGATAAAAAGGGTTAAACCACAGGTCATTAAATGAAAACAGGTAAGTTAGTGCTTACAGGAACCATACACTCCCTGTGTGTAAACATACcagtgtgtgtgcacaggtgtgtgtgtgtgaaagcaTAATAATGTGTTTGCAaaggtttgtatttttgtagtcgTGTGTAGACATGTATGCTCATGTGTTTGTGTGTCAGGAGAATAAGGTGACTAAGACTAAGACACATGCAAATCACCCAGGAAGGCAGTTTCTAagtcattactttttattttgaaagattcGTGAAACTCTTCACACCATGGTGAGAGTTCATATGATTAATAAGAAGCAGCTTTTTCATGAAATGCTTGGAGGTGAACGAGTTCTCAGCCTGTGAGATCCGACCATCCCATTAACTTTGAAGTTTCTCttaattaatagaagaaaaaaagggagaatgaagaaaaggaggaacATGCTAAAAACCTTATGACAGTCATCCAAATGCGGGGAAAGAACAATCAATTCACTAACTccactttttctattttacaacTTTCTACATCTCACTCTCGATTTTGGCCTTCCTGGCTGAAACAGCCTGGCAGTCCCCAGAGCCCCTGAGAAGAGCCCTGATTCTCCAAAAGACAGAGGAGGAGAAGCCCTGCAGGATGCGCTGACCACTTCCCAGAGAACTGACAGTCCATGCTCCCAAAAGTTTGAACCAACAGCCTAGTGTGAAAAGAAACTGCACTGAAAGGTAAAGGAGGAAATGGTGACGAACTGGGCTTATGTGAGAATGTCTATATTTTCATAACACAGCCCTAGAATCTTTCTCTCAGTGACAGCCTCAGGCAAACCACGTTCTGGTTGGTGGGTTCTGCAGGGACCTCTCCCATCACTGGGCCTCTAGTCCCAAAACCATCCTTGACAACATCGTGTGTCTGTTACTTCCCTTTGCCCACCTTCAGGCCACCTGGGGAAGCCCACAGGCAGCCAATACCCTGAAATGAAATGAACACAAAGTCTGACTCGGTGAGTATTAGTTTCAAACAGAATATTAGAGAGAAAAGTTGAAGCTGCAATGTGTATTTAAGGCAGAGCCCAGCAGATCCATGTCCACCCATGTGCCAATAAGACAATGGGCAAAGCTACaaatggcaagagaaaaatgggaCTATTAATGAGTGTGGAAAAGGCCTTAATAGTTAAGTTACAGCTAAGAATGTCATGTCTTGggttagaattttcatttttagcacCGTTAAAGTATTCACTTAAATCTATGTTAGCACCTTGTCCCCAGGCAGAACAACAAACCAtccaaacattttaaacattggGGGAAACAGGAAGGGGAGGGTTAAAGAGAGAGAATCCGGTACGGCGGAAGGAGTGGATTTAGATCACAAGATCCTTGTCGATATCCTCTGCAAAGCAAGAAAAGATCAGGGTTAAAAATAAGGCTGTGTCGATGATGACGCACTTCCCAAGGAGTTGGTGGACTCCCACCCATCCCCAGGGACAGGGGTCTAGGTGGCCGTCCAAGGTCACCCAGGAAGTCAGTGACGGAGGAACCTCGCTCTCCCTGTCTCTGGCCTTTCCCTGTCTCTTACACACGCTGCCAAGTTACACTTCCTGTTTCCTCTCTGTGTGCCTGCCAGTTCCCAAAATAGTGTTTAGCACAGGGTGAGTGCTAACgctggaggaagggaaagagagagagacagtcgGATGGACAGAGAAGGATCAGGAAGATGCCCAACAAACCGGAGTCAAATAGGCAGACAgagcagagacaggcagagaggacAGACAACAGACAGACCAAGAGATCAGAGAATGTGAGGATGACAAGCCAGAACCCTGGGAGCAGTGCTTCTGCCCATGCCCCTTGCTCCTTTGCTCAGACACTCACTCTGCTTGATGCCGAAGCAGCCGGCCCACTCATCCAGGGCGATATACTTGTCATTGTCCAGGTCACAGGTCTCGAAAAAGCGGGTGGTGCAGTGCTCCATGGGGATGAGGGGAGCGCGCAGTGGGGCCAGCTCGGTGTGGGAGAGGTACCTGCAGGGAAGAAGGCAGGAGAGGGCCTGAGGCATGGAAAAGCTCCACACCCAGCCTAGGGAGGCAACCGGGGAGTTAGCCTGCCCCAGAGCGTGGAGGAAAGGATATTTAAAGCAGGACAAAAAGCCAGAATCCCAGGTCTACCCCCAGCTCAGCCACTGACTGCTCTGAGACTCAGAGAACAGCAGTGCCCCATTCggaacctcagtttctccttccAGCAAAGAGGAGGAGTTAGCCGTAATTACTAACAGCCCTTCCAGTTCTACGGTTTCATGGGCTCAAAAACAAAGGTCTTTTTGGTGTGTTTGACTGTTTCCCAATTGGCTGAGAACTGGGGGCACAGAAACTTAAAATCAAAATTCAGCACTTCTGCTATGGGTAGATCAAAATCTGGCATGACACAACCCTGTATATTGTCTATGGACACACATTTATATAACTATAAATGCCTAGTAAAGGTCTAAAAAGATACACCAATCTGGTGACAGTGCTGCCGTCTGGGAAGGAATGCGGAAAGGGACTGGGATTGGCAGTGAGGGTTAATGGGAGCTCTAACCATCTTCATAGAGCTTTACTTGTGTATCCTGTAATGTCTGAGAGGGAGGTCCTTTGGATGTCTCTCCCACTGTCCTCCCTCCCTATTCTCCCTGCTGGCCTTAGACTCCAGAgcatgtgtataatttttttctttgttccccAGAGCCCCCAACTACTTGTCCCTAAAACACTCTCCCCGCCAAGGATCTCCAGGGAACAATATGACTCCAGTTGTCTTCTTAACCTCTAGacctcccagccccacccagctCACCAAACAAGTCACACAATGTTTGAACTGATAGGAACCTTCTCCTCCCCTTCATTGTACTGGTGGAAAACcgaggcccagggaggggcagggatgCAGGCAAGGTCACCTACAGCCCtgggatgggaggaggaagaagtgggtccccttgcctaggctggagcccTTTCCCAGATGTGCAGTCCTTGCACCCCATCTGGAAGCCTCCCTCCAGGCCCTCTGTTGCAGTGGGATCCAATTGCTTTGCCTGAGCTCCAGATGTTCCCCCTTGACTTTTCCCCTCCCTGCCACAATGAGTGACTCAGTTGGATCCCAGCCATGGCAAGAGCCTGGGAGAGAAGTGGCCGGGAGATTCCCAGAGCTCAGGAGACCCCAGCCCTTGGGATCGCTGGCAGGGTTGGCGGACTCCAGGCACACGGGCTGGATAAAGAGCAAGGGGTGAAAACCCTAGAGAGGCGGTTCCCTGGGTATGTGAGTAGGGCACTCTTCCTTTCTGCTGTGTGTGATGCTCTGCTTCCACAACCCAAGGACAAAGTAAAAACAACTCTGGGAAGGTGCAGGTGTGCTTGCTCTATCTGGAGCAATGAAGGAGCTCTCACTTCATCACCACAAGAAAAGTTCAGAAGGTAGTGACAGGGTTATGAACAGAGTATGAGTCCATAAGGGCAAGGACCATGCCAGATCTGATTGCTGCTCAATCCCCTGCCTAGAATAGTGCAGGGCACAAAATGCATACTCAGTAAGCATTTGCTAACTGACCAGCTGCCTGCTTGTTCTGCAGTGCCGTTGCAAGTGCCTCATAACTCATTTAGACAAGGGACAAGAGTCCTCAAACTGGGGGCTCGCAAAATAGATGGGATTTTTTGGATAACTTCCAGGGTCAGTTGCGCCCTGTTGGGGCTGGGCCTTAGGAGAGGGCTTAGACAGTACCAGGTGGCTGCACTGCCTCTGGATGTTCTGCTGAAGGACAGGAAGCATATGGCTGACACCACCTTGTCCCCTGCCACCCCTTGGAGCCTGGTACTCCTTCCTAACTCACACTACTTCATTATCCAGATATCCACGCCTAGTACTTGCAGGATTATGGAGCTATTTTGAGCTCCTACTGACTTTCACCTCAGCATGAGAGTGTCTTATTGGTTTCTTTCTCCCAAGTCCACATCTTTTCTCCAGATGCCTCATCTTTCTGCTCCAATCCCCAGGCAAACTGTGGATGCCAGGGCTAGAAGCAGCATAGGCTGCTGAGAGGCTTTCTGGCCCTAGCTAGCGCACCTGCCAGCCTGGAGTCATGGCTCTGTCCACTCTAGGGTCTGGGGTCTTACCCATCAATGGGGTGCTGGTCCAGCTGGCCGAACTGCCAGTGCACAGGAAAGATGTACATGTTGTAGTTCTTCTCAAAGTCCCGGGCCAGCAGCTCCACGGGGTGGTCTCCTGCCTCCAGGCGCTTCTCATTCTCATGGATCTTCTTCACCTGAGGGAGTAGAGACCGTGTGTGACAAGAGGTCCACGGAGATTGTCTGGGCCAGTCTGgccctcccacccctgccagaAGGCCAGAGCAGGCAGAGACTAGCTAGACCAAAGCTCACAATGAGGGGAAGGAGGTGTCATAGATGGGTACCAGCATCTCATTCACAAAAACAGAAGCCTGGGATGATCTCAAAGAATTCGCCATATAGCTACCcacatcaaaatcacctggagaaGTCCGgacacactggctcacgcctgtaatcccactttgggaggctgaggcaggcagatcacctgaggtcaatagttttgagaccagcctgaccaacatagtgaaactccgtctctactaaaaatacaaaaattacccaggcgtggtggcgtgcctgtagtcccagctactcggggggctgaggcaggagaatcacttgaacccgggaggtggaggttgcagcgagccgagatcgcaccactgcactccagcctcgcaacacagtgagactttgcctcaaaaaaataaaataaacataaatcacCTAGGGGGTATTTAGAATGCAGCTTCTTAGGCCTTGCTTTTTAGAGACACTGTTTCAGTGGCCTGAGGTGGGAccaaggaatctgcattttatcagCATCCTGGGGTACGTAGTATGCTCTTTAAAGTTTAAGATCCACAGACTCCAAAGGAAAAAGGAACAGGGCTGTTTGTGTCTCTTTTGTTTAATGCTAAGTTAAGCAAAGGGAGCAGGTCTCTGCCGCAGGACTTCTCAGCGATCTAAGATGTTAATGTGCACCACCAGCCTCCAAAGGCGGGAAGAGAAGTATGTGTCCTGGTGCTTGGGGGTGAATGCACGCTCCAGAGCAGGATGCCACTGTGCAGTTGGGGGCCCAGTTCTAGGAATGGGACTGGATCTTCGCCAGCACAGGGCCAGCAGGGCCAGAGACGACACTTACCCGCAGCTTCTGCTTCTCAGTCAGGAGGTTGTTGTCTTCATCCCTCTCATACAGGGTGACCAGGACGTTCTTGAGCCAGTCCCGCATGCGCAGGGGGAATTCGGTCAGCTCAGAGTCCAGGCAGGGGGGGATGTCTAGGTTCCAAACACAGGGGTGGTCAGCACAGACCCTGACTCTCCCTGCCGAGAGCCAACCAGCTGCCTGGGCCGTGCTCCCCACCCCAGGGCCCCCACACACACCACCTGCATTGGTGgccttggcacagtggctcaacctTTCTGGGCCACAGTTTCTTCACAGGACAAAGAGCAGAGGAGATTATGTATGGGAAGAATGCTCTAAAAATGCATTGTGCAAAGGCATGGCTGCTGCTTTCTCAGCCTGATCTCCTCAGATCAGGGAAACGGATGGTTCCTGATGGCTCCTGCACCTTACTGGGTGCTGGGCTTTGGGTGTGATTCTAGCTGAGATGGCTTATGTTGTTCATGTCAACCATTGGCAGGTGTTTGAAGCCGGGAGGCTGAGGGATCACATCTATCCACAGGCCCAGCttggcagggagtggggagtagAGGAATCAGGAACGTGTAACCACCAGAATCTTCTTAGAAATGATTCCAACCTGGTCTTTGGAACTTAGAATCACAAATGTCGGACCCAAAGATTTCATCCAAGtccacacttttctttttctttacttttcttttttttttttttgagatagcatctcactctgttgcccaggctggagtgcagtggcacaatcacagctcactgcagcctcggcctcctgggctcaaccaatcctccctcctcagtctcctgagtagctgggactacaggcatgtgccaccatactcagctaattttttttttttttttttgagacggagtctggctctgttgcccaggttggagtgcagcggcgcgatctcagctcactgcaagctccgcctcccgggttcacgccattttcctgtctcagcctcccgagtagctgggactacaggtgtccgccatcatgcccagctaatgtttttgtatttttagtagagacgggttttcaccatgttagccaggatggtctcgatttcctgaccttgtgatctgcccacctcggcctcccaaagtgctgggattacaggcgtgagccaccgcacctgaccgaAGTTCACACTTCGTACTGGACTTGTTAGAGGTCAGCATGGAGAGAAgggacttgctcaaggccacactgTCAGAGCCCCATCCAGCAGCCAGGGCACTGTGGTCGCCCGGGGGCTTAGGGTCTGCTCTTCCCTCATCACTGGACCATGGAAAGTCCCCTCTGTGAGGCTACCTTCATTATTAGCTGGGGGCTGGGAGAGAACATCTGGTGATAAAAACCTTAGGAGTTGGAGTGAGTGGGCAACATGCCTCAGGGAAAGCAAAGGCACTTCGTAAAGGCTCCTTAAGACAGGCACTCTAGTCTCACTGCCCAGGGACTTCCTACCCATGCTTCTTCCCCCAACCCTGCTTCTCTACTCTGTACCTTCTCAATTTCACACCTGGGGCCCCATGAGGAGAACTTTGTTTCCCCTACGTACTTTTCTGCACCCTGTGCACCTGAGGTGGGTGAGTGGCTGTCCTCATTGCCATCGGGCCAGAATGTACAAGACCCACAGTGTGGATGTTGCCTTGGAGTGGGAGCAGGTGTGGTCTTGGAGGTCTCCCATGACAGGGAGGATGCTGAACAAGGGACCTGGCCCCACTGAGTCTGTAGCTGGGGTCACTAACCAAAGATCAGACCACACCCTGGCATCCTTCCCCAGACAACGGGCTCCCAGGTTTCTGGAAGAGGGCGCTTATCCTCCCTCTTCAGAGGGCAGATAGGAATGTAATGGAGTAAAAGGATGATGATATGACAGTACCGAATAACAGGGCCCAAAGCAAACTGACAGGCATAACCCTTATTTTAAAGCATTCAAATtcagatattttcaaaatattttgtaggcCCAGGTCAAACATCATGTTTGCTTTATAGTGTTGAAGCAAGAAAGATGCAAGTTAGCCTTAGAGAAGAACTTCTTCCTCGTTAGAGAAATGAAACGCGGTTGTCTCCAATGCTAGTGAGACACTCCAGAAACCCTCCCTGATGCTGACCTTCCATAGTCGCTCAGTCCTTCCCCAGAAAGTACCCTGACCTCAGAGTTGAGAGGAGCCGACTCATAGACGATTACCTCAGTTTATAAACGGGGATGCTGAGACTCAGAAAGGGAAAgagatttgcccaagatcacccaGCATGGGGGTGGCAGAGCCAGCATCAGTGCCAGCTCAGAGCTCTCTCCCCAAGACAGGAGTCTGGAAGGGCCCAAGGACACTCACATTTGCAAGGCCCGATGTAGTCCAGGTGGAGCTTGTGGCCCTTCTTGGTGCCCTCCAGGGTGCACTTTGTGGCAAAGAAGTGGCAGGAAGAGTCGAAGGTCTTGTTGTCATTGCTGCACACCTGTTGGCAAAGCACAGAGCACCCCCTCCTTCATTCCCACAGCCCTTAGCTGATACCACTATCCTTGTGCATTTCAGAGATGGGAACATCGAGGGTTAAGCAAGGAATGTCATTAGCCCGAGGCCATACAGTGGGTTGTGGTAGGGCTGGGACACAAATCCACTCTTTGGGTTCCCAGGTCAATGCTCAGCCCAGGCTGAGAGCCATCGATGGTCTTTGAGCAGAGGCATGACTGAGTCAGGTCTAAgacacaggggaaaaaaatcctggaagatactTGAAGAGAAAGTTAAAGATGGGAATGGGAGAGAAACAAGAGTGTTCAAAGAAGAGTTAACATAGCAGGCCTGGAACTGTTACCCTTAGAAAGGCCTGCTTGTAAGGTCAGCCTGTGGCTGGTGTCTGGGAACTTAGCCGGGAAACAGTTCCCTGCACTGTTGTAAATATTTCCCTAACTGATAAGAGTGGCTCACTATGCCTGGACTGTTTGTACAAACAATCTGGTTCATGCTGAacatctgctttccttctggaAGTGTGAAATTCTGGTGCATGCTAGGCAAAGGGTACCTATGTGACCAGCCTCCAATTAAAACTTTGGGTGCTGAGTCTCTAATGAGCTTCCCTGGACAGAAACATCACTCATATGTGGTTGCATCTTTGTAGCTGGGGTAAGAATGCACTCTGATGACCCCTCATGGGAGTAAGTCAGTCTTCACCCAGATTCCTCCAGACTCTTCCTGTGTCTTTTTCCCTTACGATCCAGCTGTATATCCTGAATATGTCGCTGTACTAAACCTTAGCTGTGAGTACAACTGTATGCTGAGCCACTGGAGTCCTAGTCAATCTCTGAACATAGGGGTGGCCAAGCAGGGATGTTGAGGGCTGGACGAGGGCAGTGGCTGTAAGTAGTTGTGTTAGGAGGAGGGGAGCCTGTGTTGAACATCCTGTCTGTACTTGCTTAGTATAGCTTATATGTCACTGCAGAGGGAGAACTGATGGGCACTGGTGACTGGGCAttgggagtggggaagggtgaggaggaggaaaatgttaacaatgatATTAAAATGTGGAGCCCAGAGGCTATGTAGTCTCTGGAGAAACTGAAGAGGGAGAAGCCAGATGGGAGGCTGTAGGAACAATGCTGGCCCCAGATTTGTTGCCATGAGAGAGACTGCCACTTGCATGATGGTGGGCAGGAGCaggcactcaaaaaatatttacttggatggatggatggatggatggatggatggatggatggatggatggagggatgggtcCTATTGGAGAGAAGGGacatatttgagaaataatttaaaaataagtagcatttatTGGATACTTGTTATGTACCAAGCATTTTCTGGTACATGTCCACAACACTTCTATGAGTTAAAGACTATTTTTATCCTCTCTTTGGacgtgagaaaactgagacctgaAAAAGTCTGGCAACTTAGCTG belongs to Theropithecus gelada isolate Dixy chromosome 6, Tgel_1.0, whole genome shotgun sequence and includes:
- the SPARC gene encoding SPARC isoform X1, with the protein product MRAWIFFLLCLAGRALAAPQQEALPDETEVVEETVAEVTEVSVGANPVQVEVGEFDDGPEETEEEVVAENPCQNHHCKHGKVCELDENNTPMCVCQDPTSCPAPIGEFEKVCSNDNKTFDSSCHFFATKCTLEGTKKGHKLHLDYIGPCKYIPPCLDSELTEFPLRMRDWLKNVLVTLYERDEDNNLLTEKQKLRVKKIHENEKRLEAGDHPVELLARDFEKNYNMYIFPVHWQFGQLDQHPIDGYLSHTELAPLRAPLIPMEHCTTRFFETCDLDNDKYIALDEWAGCFGIKQSEGYRQGSCDLNPLLPPYRILSL
- the SPARC gene encoding SPARC isoform X3, with the translated sequence MRAWIFFLLCLAGRALAAPQEALPDETEVVEETVAEVTEVSVGANPVQVEVGEFDDGPEETEEEVVAENPCQNHHCKHGKVCELDENNTPMCVCQDPTSCPAPIGEFEKVCSNDNKTFDSSCHFFATKCTLEGTKKGHKLHLDYIGPCKYIPPCLDSELTEFPLRMRDWLKNVLVTLYERDEDNNLLTEKQKLRVKKIHENEKRLEAGDHPVELLARDFEKNYNMYIFPVHWQFGQLDQHPIDGYLSHTELAPLRAPLIPMEHCTTRFFETCDLDNDKYIALDEWAGCFGIKQKDIDKDLVI
- the SPARC gene encoding SPARC isoform X2 encodes the protein MRAWIFFLLCLAGRALAAPQQEALPDETEVVEETVAEVTEVSVGANPVQVEVGEFDDGPEETEEEVVAENPCQNHHCKHGKVCELDENNTPMCVCQDPTSCPAPIGEFEKVCSNDNKTFDSSCHFFATKCTLEGTKKGHKLHLDYIGPCKYIPPCLDSELTEFPLRMRDWLKNVLVTLYERDEDNNLLTEKQKLRVKKIHENEKRLEAGDHPVELLARDFEKNYNMYIFPVHWQFGQLDQHPIDGYLSHTELAPLRAPLIPMEHCTTRFFETCDLDNDKYIALDEWAGCFGIKQKDIDKDLVI